In Terriglobia bacterium, one genomic interval encodes:
- a CDS encoding TonB-dependent receptor: MRLCFCMAGRHFIPYAHLCFTILLAFVPAFAAKTASVAGVIHTVGTDNVQTLWPGARLSLKNLSTNTEISTVSDNLGAYAFTGLLAGDYEVTVTLAGFSPATRRVTLSEGDKKQLDFQLVVAPQRQSITVIGNPATVDVTSTSTAAPAITSQTLRSVVRMNQDFQDALPLIPGVVRGPDGGIRIKGGRTNQANTLVNSASVADPFTGQPALRLPAIAVQSIEVLSNPFSAEYGRFGSGVVKIATRGGIDRWKWLFEDPIPRFRWIDGSTHGIESASPHVTFAGPIKRSRLYLFQSVYYGYDALRVWSLPNPDNVRVQELVNTFTQVDWNNTPSQHLAFLLTVDPQETKFANIDTFNPQPVTENYRQRSFFTSATHRWILPQGGFLESLFSAKRLDSRLVPADLSAEVMTLFPDQNSGKFFASQDRRTRLYQWSQTFHLWPIQSAGRHMLAAGYSYARSTFDGEISNTPVRALRGDGTLSSSIAFDQARPTSRAKNDLAIFVQDTWQIRQRLSVDLGVRIDRDSLSAEPLNVAPRFGFVVAPTADGRTAIRGGFGVFFDKIPLNVANFLHFPARMITAYSLDGTTPVGAPIYFPHAIATRDGLVRVPYQLGWTLQFDRELRSGMLMRLGYEQREGYRDFYLDPVQSQGSSQLDLHNNGRQKYREFLAMVRWEPNQGFVLYASYVRSLAKGELNDYGQFFGNFPAPLIRGNQFGPLSSDAPDRLLCWGVVPISKRIIRLPEKVEFVPVLDLHTGFPYSQLDENWNYVGRRNETGRRPTFVGLDTKFQYPIKFTWHKRRIRFRAALTINNVLNHFNPRDVQQYGPSPAFGHFYNSVGRQFRIDGDFDF; this comes from the coding sequence TTGCGACTATGCTTCTGCATGGCCGGAAGGCATTTCATCCCTTACGCCCACCTCTGCTTTACCATATTGCTGGCTTTCGTCCCCGCATTTGCAGCGAAGACCGCGAGCGTTGCAGGTGTCATCCACACGGTAGGCACCGATAATGTCCAAACGCTTTGGCCCGGCGCACGCCTATCGCTGAAGAATTTGAGCACCAACACGGAAATCTCGACAGTTTCAGACAACCTGGGCGCCTATGCCTTCACCGGACTTCTAGCCGGTGACTATGAGGTCACGGTCACACTTGCTGGATTCAGCCCTGCCACCCGACGCGTAACGCTGAGCGAAGGAGACAAGAAGCAACTCGACTTTCAGCTGGTGGTGGCGCCGCAAAGGCAATCAATCACCGTCATCGGCAATCCGGCGACGGTAGATGTCACCTCCACCAGCACCGCTGCACCCGCGATCACTTCTCAGACCTTACGATCGGTCGTCCGCATGAATCAAGATTTCCAAGATGCCCTTCCGCTTATTCCCGGCGTAGTCCGCGGACCGGACGGGGGAATACGCATCAAGGGTGGACGCACCAACCAGGCAAACACCCTGGTAAACAGCGCCAGTGTCGCTGATCCTTTCACGGGACAACCGGCTCTCCGTCTGCCCGCTATCGCAGTACAGTCCATTGAAGTCCTCTCTAATCCTTTTTCAGCTGAGTACGGACGCTTCGGCAGTGGTGTGGTGAAGATTGCCACGCGTGGGGGCATCGACAGGTGGAAGTGGCTGTTTGAAGATCCGATCCCGAGATTTCGGTGGATCGATGGCAGCACCCACGGCATCGAAAGCGCATCCCCGCACGTCACCTTTGCCGGGCCGATAAAACGCAGCCGCCTTTACCTATTCCAATCGGTCTATTACGGATATGACGCACTGCGAGTTTGGTCGTTACCCAACCCAGACAATGTCCGCGTGCAGGAATTAGTGAACACATTTACGCAGGTGGACTGGAATAACACTCCCAGTCAGCATCTCGCCTTTCTCCTCACCGTCGATCCACAGGAGACCAAGTTCGCTAATATTGACACCTTCAACCCACAACCGGTAACCGAGAATTATCGCCAGCGCAGCTTTTTCACCTCGGCCACTCACCGATGGATTCTTCCGCAGGGCGGATTTCTCGAGTCACTCTTCTCTGCCAAGCGGTTGGATTCACGTCTGGTCCCCGCCGACCTTTCCGCCGAGGTCATGACGCTATTTCCAGACCAGAACTCCGGGAAATTCTTCGCGAGTCAGGATCGCCGAACGCGACTTTATCAGTGGTCTCAGACGTTTCATCTCTGGCCCATCCAATCGGCCGGTCGCCACATGCTCGCTGCCGGTTATTCCTATGCGCGATCGACCTTCGACGGAGAAATCAGCAACACGCCAGTTCGAGCACTTCGCGGCGACGGTACTTTGAGCAGCAGCATTGCCTTCGACCAGGCAAGACCGACCTCGCGTGCCAAGAATGACTTGGCCATCTTCGTTCAAGACACCTGGCAAATACGACAGCGCCTGTCGGTCGATCTGGGAGTGCGTATCGATCGCGACAGTTTGTCCGCCGAGCCTCTTAATGTTGCACCGCGTTTCGGATTTGTAGTGGCGCCCACCGCAGACGGTCGTACTGCGATACGCGGAGGATTCGGCGTTTTTTTCGACAAGATTCCCCTCAACGTCGCGAACTTCCTGCATTTTCCGGCGCGCATGATAACGGCATATTCCCTCGACGGTACCACCCCAGTCGGCGCCCCAATTTACTTCCCGCATGCTATCGCAACCCGTGACGGACTGGTGCGCGTTCCGTATCAACTGGGCTGGACGCTCCAATTCGATCGGGAACTTCGGAGTGGAATGCTGATGCGTTTGGGATACGAGCAACGTGAAGGGTATCGGGACTTCTACCTCGACCCGGTTCAATCCCAAGGCTCATCTCAGCTCGATCTCCACAACAATGGTCGCCAGAAATATCGTGAGTTCTTAGCCATGGTTCGCTGGGAACCTAACCAGGGATTTGTGCTCTACGCAAGCTACGTACGCTCACTCGCCAAAGGCGAGCTCAACGATTATGGACAGTTCTTTGGCAACTTTCCCGCCCCGCTGATTCGTGGCAACCAGTTCGGACCGCTCTCATCGGATGCGCCTGATCGCTTGCTTTGCTGGGGCGTCGTGCCCATATCTAAACGCATCATTCGGCTACCGGAAAAGGTCGAATTTGTTCCCGTGCTCGATCTGCACACAGGATTCCCTTATTCGCAGCTCGACGAGAACTGGAATTATGTTGGCAGGCGCAACGAAACCGGACGGCGCCCTACCTTCGTTGGTCTCGATACCAAGTTTCAATATCCCATAAAGTTCACCTGGCACAAACGCCGGATTCGGTTTCGCGCCGCGCTCACAATTAACAACGTCCTGAACCACTTTAATCCGCGCGACGTCCAGCAGTATGGCCCTTCGCCAGCCTTTGGCCATTTCTACAACTCCGTTGGCCGGCAATTCCGGATTGATGGCGATTTCGATTTCTAG